One Apostichopus japonicus isolate 1M-3 chromosome 7, ASM3797524v1, whole genome shotgun sequence genomic region harbors:
- the LOC139969521 gene encoding uncharacterized protein, with protein sequence MESLTTVLDEIEEKLLSCPICIQPLKEPKVLPCLHRYCSDCLESYIKHRQGELECAVCRDLFTIPPEGFKTDYAVKNFVEDVHRKRSEISDVVKHDYIGCVNHSFERNGHLCQACYMWHQNKSVTKEPPLREISLKVNGITHVQHVASDCFINDIRILAEKERMILKKKLRVSIEKRKSFYNMSYVDELIKGNDAYNKILCYQYACLRLKIQDEIVKFDVALEVLEKVIFELRIIVHEGKQWHAKMLTNLTKSMQLGHKNKHQLIERLLVVHKNYEDCKKCVEQNQEHEFLNDLRARANEVMKRSNELERSASEIIKSKDDWTVVEDFPEVCKSLDNLDDEMGKIYNKLQNEILLKLKIYHLGTYHSENKIKLVTDSLAEYHRTVLPPVYKKPLSWEMTFLIAFLLVVWKLMKFFRL encoded by the coding sequence ATGGAATCTCTAACCACAGTTCTTgatgaaattgaagaaaagtTGCTGTCTTGTCCAATTTGCATTCAACCTTTGAAAGAACCCAAGGTGTTACCGTGTCTTCATAGATATTGTAGTGACTGTTTAGAATCGTATATTAAACATCGACAAGGAGAACTAGAATGCGCTGTATGTCGGGATTTATTCACAATCCCACCCGAAGGATTTAAAACAGATTATGCAGTTAAAAATTTTGTCGAGGACGTACATAGAAAGAGAAGTGAGATTTCTGACGTTGTTAAACATGATTACATTGGTTGCGTAAACCATAGTTTTGAAAGAAACGGACACCTCTGCCAAGCTTGCTATATGTGGCATCAAAACAAGAGTGTAACCAAAGAACCACCACTGAGAGAGATTAGTCTCAAGGTAAATGGTATAACTCATGTCCAGCATGTTGCATCTGACTGCTTTATAAACGACATTCGAATTCTTGCTGAAAAGGAAAGGATGATACTAAAAAAGAAACTGAGAGTATCGATCGAAAAAAGGAAATCATTTTACAATATGTCATATGTGGATGAATTAATAAAGGGAAATGATGCATACAATAAAATATTGTGCTACCAATATGCATGCTTACGACTAAAGATACAAGatgaaattgtcaaatttgacgTAGCTCTAGAGGTACTTGAAAAGGTTATCTTTGAACTTCGTATCATTGTTCATGAAGGTAAACAGTGGCACGCAAAAATGCTTACGAATTTGACCAAGAGTATGCAATTAGGACACAAGAATAAACATCAACTCATTGAGAGGCTTTTGGTTGTACACAAAAATTATGAGGATTGTAAGAAATGTGTAGAACAGAACCAGGAGCATGAATTCTTAAATGATCTGCGCGCAAGAGCTAACGAAGTAATGAAGAGATCCAACGAACTTGAAAGATCAGCATCAGAAATCATTAAGTCTAAAGACGACTGGACAGTTGTAGAGGATTTTCCTGAAGTATGTAAGTCATTGGACAACTTGGATGATGAAATGGGAAAGATATATAACAAGTTACAGAACGAAATACTACTTAAACTCAAGATTTATCATTTAGGGACTTACCACAGTGAAAATAAGATTAAATTGGTCACTGATAGTCTCGCAGAATATCATCGGACGGTTCTACCTCCAGTTTACAAAAAACCATTAAGTTGGGAGATGACATTTTTGATAGCCTTTTTGTTGGTTGTTTGGAAGTTGATGAAGTTTTTTAGGTTGTAG